In Drosophila innubila isolate TH190305 chromosome 2R unlocalized genomic scaffold, UK_Dinn_1.0 1_C_2R, whole genome shotgun sequence, the following are encoded in one genomic region:
- the LOC117782939 gene encoding cytochrome c oxidase subunit 6A, mitochondrial, whose product MSFVLNNAIRRQIGATAARNMSGTAAVAGEHSGGYKVWKRLSFFVAVPAVGLCMLNAYLKHQEEHDHPRQEFVKYDYLRRREKRFPWGEGNKSLFHNPHANPLPDGYEE is encoded by the exons ACAATGCAATTCGCCGCCAAATTGGCGCTACTGCCGCCAGGAACATGTCCGGCACAGCCGCCGTGGCTGGAGAGCACTCAG GTGGCTATAAGGTGTGGAAGCGTCTGTCCTTCTTCGTGGCCGTGCCAGCTGTTGGCCTGTGCATGCTGAACGCCTACTTGAAGCACCAGGAAGAGCACGATCATCCTCGCCAAGAGTTCGTCAAGTACGATTACCTGCGTCGCCGTGAGAAGCGTTTCCCCTGGGGCGAGGGCAACAAGAGTCTGTTTCACAACCCCCATGCCAACCCCCTGCCCGATGGTTATGAGGAATAA
- the LOC117782937 gene encoding zinc finger protein 345 yields MADISVVREADLRKKEICRFCLSQSSKLLDSIYVENKRIKSTASLPLQIMAITSIEVNNEDGMPSYICLDCRLLFEHCYRFKQMCKNAETLLRQYPLTGKWPEPLEKPRAPLVSIQPMKKPLPNEVQPKKLLNSMAKSNNVTIESVQVLETSAVTKKLLNVAAVNTAEPAVPPRSSPAKRPQSQSYQVKLENSEELSMDDVHNLIADMALEELDNPTTSPVKSVSGKPKVLNKSSMRILNKGSSATVEPRLATPQLKHYEDGNVALVTEILDPNEIDAAADPVKNAEPVATNVFPCPHCERSFPLNQLLDIHMVNHSRERSFQCTECNKSFFSKYDLQKHNFIHTGERPYKCSICSSSFTRRALLHRHERIHTDVPKFICLYCEKPFISREEMEKHAERHTKNRPFQCGVCQKSFAFKQGLERHEVIHSSNLPFPCQYCTRSFVTAGKLARHLQAHAGKRAYPCKYCNKSYLLSHHLSRHLRMHKQAPAASFICSICKDTHETYDSLVDHSAIHASVSYVCPLCKASVTDYDSLESHMQAHKESERHACEFCDFIFLNSNQLQKHIEDDHVVDMVPYQNEGDYALADKAVKEESELLEELLGEDDSSSPPKAKVRKLNPNTRAEATERRETKSEHKPHKKESSSSRDSKKSSASAASVSPEGKRSTRSKEIKERGTTKSSDSARKVTKPVEDHSRKGGSKQRNGKMTKSSSSK; encoded by the exons atgGCTGACATAAGCGTTGTGCGCGAGGCTGATTTACGCAAAAAAGAGATATGTCGCTTCTGTCTGTCTCAATCGAGCAAACTTCTCGACTCCATTTATGTTGAAAACAAACGCATAAAATCAACTGCATCGCTGCCGCTGCAAATAATGGCCATTACATCTATTGAG GTGAACAACGAAGATGGAATGCCCAGCTATATTTGTTTGGATTGTCGTCTACTCTTCGAGCACTGTTATCGCTTCAAACAGATGTGCAAAAATGCAGAGACCCTTTTGCGGCAATATCCACTCACCGGCAAGTGGCCAGAGCCTCTGGAGAAACCACGAGCACCGTTGGTGTCCATTCAACCGATGAAGAAGCCGTTGCCGAACGAAGTGCAACCCAAGAAACTGCTCAATTCTATGGCCAAATCCAACAATGTGACCATTGAGAGTGTGCAGGTGTTGGAGACCAGTGCTGTGACCAAGAAGCTGCTCAATGTGGCTGCAGTTAACACAGCGGAGCCCGCTGTTCCTCCACGATCCTCACCTGCCAAGCGTCCTCAATCACAGTCGTATCAGGTGAAGTTGGAGAATAGCGAGGAACTGTCCATGGATGATGTGCACAACTTGATAGCTGACATGGCATTGGAGGAATTGGATAATCCGACGACATCGCCGGTTAAAAGTGTGTCTGGCAAACCAAAAGTCCTTAACAAATCCTCGATGCGCATACTTAATAAAGGGAGCAGTGCGACGGTGGAGCCCCGCCTAGCTACTCCCCAGTTGAAACACTATGAGGATGGAAATGTGGCGCTGGTTACGGAAATTCTCGATCCCAATGAGATCGATGCGGCTGCAGATCCCGTAAAGAATGCCGAACCCGTGGCAACCAATGTGTTCCCATGTCCGCATTGCGAGCGTTCATTTCCGCTGAATCAGCTGCTCGATATACACATGGTGAACCATTCACGGGAGCGTAGTTTCCAATGCACCGAGTGCAACAAGAGCTTCTTCTCCAAATACGATCTGCAGAAGCACAACTTTATACATACGGGCGAGCGTCCGTACAAGTGTAGCAtctgctcctcctccttcacCCGTCGCGCCTTGTTGCATCGTCACGAACGCATCCACACGGATGTGCCCAAGTTCATTTGCCTGTACTGTGAGAAGCCCTTCATCTCGCGGGAGGAGATGGAGAAGCATGCGGAGCGTCATACCAAGAATCGACCCTTCCAGTGTGGCGTATGCCAAAAGTCGTTTGCCTTTAAGCAAGGATTGGAGCGACACGAG GTGATTCACAGCTCCAACTTGCCTTTCCCTTGCCAGTATTGCACTAGGAGCTTTGTGACCGCTGGCAAGTTGGCTCGTCATCTGCAGGCACACGCTGGGAAGCGTGCTTATCCCTGCAAGTATTGCAACAAGTCGTATCTGTTGTCGCATCATCTGTCGCGGCACTTGCGGATGCACAAACAGGCACCGGCTGCCTCCTTCATATGCAGCATTTGCAAGGACACGCACGAAACCTACGACAGCCTGGTGGATCACTCGGCTATCCATGCCAGCGTCTCCTATGTCTGTCCGCTGTGCAAGGCGAGCGTTACGGACTACGACAGCCTGGAGTCGCACATGCAGGCGCACAAGGAGAGCGAGCGACATGCCTGCGAGTTTTGTGACTTTATATTCCTGAACTCAAATCAATTGCAGAAGCATATCGAGGATGATCATGTGGTGGACATGGTTCCATATCAAAATGAAGGCGATTACGCTCTGGCTGACAAAGCTGTGAAGGAAGAGTCCGAATTGCTGGAAGAATTACTTGGCGAAGATGATTCCTCATCGCCACCTAAGGCAAAGGTACGCAAATTGAATCCCAACACCAGGGCAGAAGCGACCGAAAGAAGGGAAACTAAATCAGAGCACAAGCCGCATAAAAAGGAGTCATCTTCATCGAGAGATTCCAAAAAGTCCAGTGCCTCCGCTGCTTCCGTCTCCCCGGAAGGCAAACGTTCGACACGCAGCAAAGAGATTAAGGAAAGAGGAACAACCAAGTCAAGTGATTCAGCTAGAAAAGTGACCAAGCCAGTGGAAGATCATTCAAGAAAAGGAGGAAGCAAGCAAAGGAACGGCAAGATGACAAAGTCCTCAAGCTCAAAATAA
- the LOC117782938 gene encoding caspase-1, with protein sequence MTDECITRTFSALSYGNGRASNSNNINAADSIDAQGEASSGSGGVGGAASAAASASAAAAAIVATTVNKYVARMPVDRYAREYNMNHKHRGLALIFNHEFFDIPSLKARAGTNVDSEELRKALKRLDFEVSVHKDCKLRDILKHIEKAASQDHSDNDCIAIAILSHGEHGYIYAKDVQYKLDNIWHYFTSHICPTLAGKPKLFFIQACQGDRLDSGIMLEKNVTETDGESSMSYKIPIHADFLFSYSTIPGYYSWRNTTNGSWYIQSLIQELNENGKKYNILTLLTFVSQRVAVDFESNVPSTPMMDRQKQIPCVTSMLTRILRFTDKPLSSKAG encoded by the exons ATGACGGACGAATGCATAACAAGAACCTTCAGTGCTCTCAGCTATGGAAATGGCAGagcaagcaacagcaacaacattaatgCTGCTGATAGCATCGATGCACAAGGAGAAGCCAGCTCTGGCTCTGGCGGAGTTGGTGGTGCagcctctgctgctgcctctgcttctgctgccgccgccgccatcGTCGCAAC CACCGTTAATAAATATGTGGCTCGGATGCCGGTAGATCGATATGCCAGAGAGTACAATATGAATCACAAGCACCGTGGATTAGCGCTCATATTCAATCATGAATTCTTCGATATACCCTCGCTAAAGGCGCGCGCCGGCACCAACGTGGACAGCGAGGAGCTGCGCAAGGCACTCAAGCGTCTGGACTTTGAAGTGTCCGTGCACAAGGATTGCAAATTGCGCGACATCCTCAAACATATTGAGAAAGCTGCCTCGCAGGATCACAGCGATAATGATTGTATAGCGATTGCCATATTATCGCATGGCGAACATGGCTACATCTATGCCAAGGATGTGCAGTATAAACTGGACAATATTTGGCACTATTTCACTTCACACATTTGCCCAACGCTCGCTGGCAAACCGAAGCTATTCTTCATACAAGCCTGTCAGGGCGACAGACTCGATTCGGGCATAATGCTGGAGAAGAATGTTACGGAAACCGATGGCGAATCATCGATGAGCTACAAAATACCCATACACGCCGATTTTCTATTCTCATACTCAACAATTCCAg ggtattattCCTGGCGCAACACTACAAACGGCTCGTGGTATATTCAGTCGCTCATTCAAGAGCTGAATGAGAATGGAAAAAAGTACAACATTCTCACACTGCTCACCTTCGTCAGTCAACGTGTAGCTGTCGATTTTGAGTCGAACGTGCCTTCGACACCCATGATGGATCGTCAGAAGCAAATTCCGTGTGTGACGTCAATGTTGACTCGCATACTGCGCTTTACGGACAAACCCTTGAGCAGCAAGGCTGgctaa
- the LOC117785813 gene encoding exosome complex component RRP4 produces MSTNASIDLALDRVNWNDLAENQEQLPRIYTPGEVLMPESGFMRGHGTFVEDENIKASVAGVIQKVNKLISVRPLKSRYVGEIGDVVVARVIEVGQKRWRVDTNSRLDSVLLLSSVNLPGGELRRRSAEDEQMMRRYLDEGDLISAEVQNIFEESTLSLYTRSLKYGKLSQGTLVKVFPALVKRRKMHFHNLPCGASVILGNNGYIWISPTKGDEQDGGEGGFAQNLNEVVPRNEREVIARLRNCILALAKCKLMLYDTSIQYAYEESLKYEPRELLQQHVIFDIGEQTQARLRDVDLMD; encoded by the exons ATGTCAACAAATGCATCGATTGATCTGGCGCTGGATCGCGTGAATTGGAATGACCTGGCCGAAAACCAGGAGCAATTGCCGCGCATTTATACTCCCGGCGAGGTGCTGATGCCAGAGTCCGGCTTCATGCGTGGTCATGGCACATTTGTGGAGGACGAAAATATAAAAGCCTCTGTGGCGGGTGTCATTCAGAAGGTGAACAAATTAATATCAGTGCGTCCGCTGAAGAGTCGCTATGTGGGCGAGATTGGCGACGTAGTCGTAGCACGTGTAATTGAAGTGGGGCAAAAACGCTGGCGCGTAGACACAAACTCCCGTCTAGAttcggtgttgttgttgtcctcgGTGAATCTTCCAGGTGGTGAGTTGAGGCGACGCTCTGCGGAGGATGAGCAAATGATGCGAAGATATTTGGATGAAGGAGATTTGATCTCTGCAGAAGTGCAA aaTATCTTTGAGGAGAGCACATTGTCCCTTTACACACGCAGCTTGAAATACGGCAAATTGTCACAGGGCACACTTGTCAAAGTATTTCCGGCGCTGGTCAAGCGCCGTAAGATGCACTTTCATAATCTGCCTTGCGGTGCTTCAGTGATATTGGGCAACAATGGCTATATCTGGATATCACCGACAAAGGGAGATGAACAGGACGGTGGCGAGGGTGGATTTGCCCAGAATTTAAACGAAGTTGTGCCACGAAATGAACGTGAGGTCATCGCCCGCCTGCGCAACTGCATCCTGGCACTGGCAAAATGTAAACTGATGTTGTATGACACGAGCATTCAATATGCCTACGAGGAGTCGCTGAAATATGAGCCACGAGAACTGTTACAGCAACATGTCATATTTGATATTGGAGAGCAAACACAGGCCCGTCTCAGAGATGTCGATCTTATGGACtga